In Gossypium hirsutum isolate 1008001.06 chromosome D01, Gossypium_hirsutum_v2.1, whole genome shotgun sequence, the genomic window ttcggaatacatcggTACTTATGACTTCGTGAGATTATCATCTCCATATAGTCATAAGGAAAATGTGTTCTCCTGAATcaaacttgatctatatgagcctataatgggtgaggatcaaggaatctgctggttcgggtacctttaccctAGAAGCTGAacttcatataatgaaccttaggaatccaccctaggtagaactataccaaaccctagtagatatccGATTAGGCGTGttactatttcttgattatattttttatttttatatgatactgactttttgtgttttattttgtttgcatgacatggcatttcattcCTTCATAAAAGGCATCAGTCCatattcagttgctagatagaaagcttatcatggaaagagggttccttgataaagtggaggacaatgcggctGTTTGGACTTGGTCTGAAACAATGcagcaagaaaagggtgatagtttGGTTGATGGGTACATGTCAGAGTTATGGGATTTTACGcgcatcagtgtaactcaaaacaatttgcaagaaCTGAAGGAGATATGGGATTAGTGGAATGACGAGGTTAGACAGCTATTCTATGATAATTATGGAGATCTGCCTTATTTGCTTGACGTAAAGGCAGACAAGCGTTTGTTTCGAGTCCTcacccagttttggaatcctgcttacaacTGCTTTACATTTGGGAAGATTGGTTTGGTGCCTACGATAGAAGAATATGTGGCTTTACtccgatgttcaaagtttcaagtagACAGGGTATACTCGAGAGCGGTAAATGTGCCAGCCTTTTCAAAAAAGCTGATGAGtataacagggatgagtgagTAGTGGGTCGTTGCACGGATTTAGCAAAAGGGGGATAGCAAGTGTGTTCCTTGGAGAAGCTTGAAGGATGCAATTCTCACACACCTAGACATAAGAAAGAGGTTAGATGtctttgctttaagtatatacGGCTTGGTTGTCTTCCCTAAAGCCTTGGGGCATGTGGATGAAGCAGTCGCTGATTTATTCGACCGGCTCAATAAGAAGGTTACACCGATTCCagcaattttggcagaaactttCAGGTCATCGAGTGCATGCCGAAAGACGGGTGAAagtagatttattggatgtgcacagcttctactcgcatggtttcacagtcacttttggaaagtGGATAAAGTTTCATATTGagttttctctgaaaattattcaccactaaaggaGATAGTTGCTACGCCGAGGAAAGACGatatttcttcaaaatcttcaagaggagaagtggatggcaattcttcaaaatcttcaagAGGAGGATGTTcagtggagagctccttggttgcttccagatgagatcctgtataggtgtggtaattttgattgggttcctttgTTGGGTatttggggagctgttggatATACCCCATTATTGGTGCTGAGGTAATATAGGTCAAGGCAATTTATACCTGCGACCCAAGGgatagctgattgtgaattttcgtacaaagatgatggttatagaaagaagattcaagagatgtCTAGTGCGTGGAAAcaaactcgtcgaatgaagaGGTTAGCTGTAGGTCCGATGACAACTCCTGAGTATCATGAATGGTGGGCTAGGGGGATTAATGATAATACACCTAAGTTAAATAAGGAAGACAGCCACTCAATAGAAGAGCATTTGTGAGTCATTCCTTTCGAGTTGGAAATCATAAGGcaagattttgaaagaagaaacGCGGATTTAGAGAAAAAGATAGAGCAAAGGGAAGCGGAAAAGACGAACTTGAGATTAGACATAAACGTTCAGAGGCTTGAAAATGAGAagttaaagaaagagaaaaataaggCCGAGGAGGAGCTGGGTAGTCTAAATATAAAAAGTTACATTTGTTAATGAGAACTGCCAGGCTAGGAAAGACTTCAGAACAGTGGCGAGCAGAAATTCGAGAAGGAAATGACAAAGCCAATAGATGGGAACAGAAATTCCAAGAGATGCAGAGACGAAACGAAGCTTTAGAAAAGAGTTTATCAGAAAGCCAAAAGGAAAAGGGCAAGTTAAAGGATAGGGTGATCATGTTGGAAGGATGTCTTCGTCAGTATCGAAATTGAAATTTGGTGAtagagttgaaagcaagcttgagcaagattgaagaaatgaagaaaagaatcgaagagctagaaacggtgctgcaaaattgtgagatccaGATCAAGCACTTGAAAGCAAATGGAAGTCGTAATAATGAGCAGCTTCACTACTTTCAGAGTCAAGTTAGAAGCAGAGATCATCTTATAGAGGAAGCTGTGGTCCAGATTCGAGAAATAGCTGATCATATACAGGCTTTAGCAGTACAGGCTGAGAcgctgagtgtgaagtatgaattagaatcggatcgggggcaagaattagctttgttacttagaaagattagagttttgggtactagggcaaagtcttatttgtaattcactttatgtaaaagaatttaatttctagtaaagttttcttaaatggaattgaatcaaaattgacgtctttttgtattcatttcatgcattgcattgtttcatatgcattaaaaaataCATCAAgggattctaattaatttaaatcactcttcaattaatctggaaaccaatcaACCTACCAAACACTGCTACAGTACTCAATCGAAAATGAGAGACATAGATCAAAGGCTAGAACAGTTCCAGAAGGAAATGCAAGAACAAATGAATGAGCAGCTTGAGAAGATTCAACAAAAGATGATGgataaaatgatggaatctcaggGGAGTATGATGGCTAAAATAACTCAGTTGTTAACTGGTGGAGTTGATAAAGGGAAGGGCTCTGTGCTCAATATTGAAGAAGGAGATAGCGAGGGACCTATTTATTCCCCAGAACTTACCTCTCAGCAAGCGTAGGTATATCCGCGCAAATCTTCCATCACCATCAAGCCTCAGGGCGGTGCTGTAACACTAATGAACTTTCAAGCTAGATCAGGCTCTAACCCTGGAGGCAACCTTGCTAATCCTGCTATCCCTGACTTCGACAAGACAGTTTAAAAAATGAATGGTGAATTGCCGAAACAGCTCGAGGAAAAGTATAAATAGCTGGAGGAAAAACTTAGAGCGATGGAAAGTACTGAGAGCTACCAAGGAATTGATGCTAGAGAATTGAGCTTGGTTCCAGGTTTGGTACTTCCCCATAAATTCAAAATGCtagagtttgagaagtacaacggaactagtagccccgaagcccatattactatgttctgcAGGAGGATGACtggatatgttaataatgacTAGTTGTTGATacattgcttccaggatagcGTCGCAGGAGCtgcatccaaatggtacaatcaattgagccgtacccagattaattcatggagagatctagcaCAGGCGTTCTTAAAACAGTacagccatgtgactgacatggtacATGATAGAATTACtctgcaaaacatggagaagaagcctggtgaaagtttcaggcaatacgcacagagatggagggaggttgccCTCCAAGTTTAGCCATTATGTTAGGGAGTGCTTCTAAAAGCTTTTATgaataatcatgaatggtgaaatgataaaaaaatgctATTAGAAGCGGGAAAATAGATGCTGGAGAAAGTAGCAGAAGGTTGGActcgaagaagaaagagaatgagGTTAACAACTCAAGTTCATATTCAAAGACGATTACGGTGAATCAACCGGGAAAAGTGGCTGTTAACCAGCAAGGATCATCAAAGCAGATATCTGATACAAGACAAAATACAGAGAAGATTCAATTTATGCCAATTCCAATGTCGTGTAGGGAGCTATatcagaatctattcaatgcacacgTGGTTTCCCCTTACCACTTGAAACCTCTGCAGCCTCCATaccccaagtggtatgatgcaaACGCACAGTGCGACTATCACGCGGGAATTGAGGGGCATTTTATAGAACATTGTACGGCGTTCAAGATGCTGGTAGAAAGACTTATAAGCATGGGTGTGGTTAAAGTGGATGATTCACCCAGTACAGAGAATCTGTTACCCAATCTTAATGATAATGGAGTGAACATGATAGGTGGGAGCATGGGTAGAAAAATCAAGGAAGACATAGCAGAAGTGAAAATTCCTTTGAGGTGGGTCTGGAGAAATATGGTAAAAAGGGGATTGATTGTTCTGAATTCAAAGAGAAGCTTCGAAAAGGTGGAAAACTACTATGAGTTCCATCACGGGGAGGGACATGAAATCCAAGAATACGCAGAATTCAGAGCCCTGGTTCAAGGCTTGATAGATGATAAGGaaatagaattttatgaagaagtTAAGGAGGAAGGGAGCATTTGCACATCCGAATCCTCGAAGCTACCAAGAGTAGCACAGCCTGTGTTCATCATCTCACGACCAAAGAAGGATGAAGTGAGAACGCCAATAATGCCAAGAATCATCATAAAGAAACCTGCAACCTTTTCTTACCAGGACAGTAGTAAGGTTCCATGGAGCTACGAGTGCAATACAACTGTCCCTGGAAAAGAGACTTCAAAGGACCAGTGTGTGAGTGCCAATCCAGAATCTATGAAAGGGGCCATAATAGGGGAGCAAAAAGGGAAAATAGTTGAGCCAGTGAAGGAGGAAGAAGCTGTAGAATTCCTCAAATTTTTGAAGTATAATGAGTATAATGTCGTCAAACAGTTGCATAAACAATCGGCTCGCATATCTGTACTAGCCTTACTCTTGAATTTAGAAGTACATCGAAATGCGCTGATGAAGAtgctaaatgagacctatgtGTCCAAGGATATTTTTGTCAGCAAACTAGATCGGTTGGTCAATAATatcagtgctgataatttcatatttttcaatgatgatgaaatacctcctGGGGGCATGGGATCTACCAAAGCTTTGCATATCACTACACGATGCAAGGGGCATATTTTGCTAGGAGTATTGATTGACAACGGATCAGCTTTGAACGATTGTCATTATTCACACTTAACAGGTTACCCATAGATAGTTCGTACATGAAAACATGTCAAAATGTAGTGAGGGCGTTTGACGGTACAGAAAGGAAAGTCATGGGAATAATTGATATACCCCTACTGATTGGCCCAACAGTTTATGAGATAGATTTTATTGTGATGGACATCAAAccttcctataattgtttattaggaagaccatggatacattcggtgggggcagtaccgtcatcattacatcagatgtGGAAGTTAGTGTTAGATGGTTGGCTAGTGACAATAAATGCCGAAGAGGATATAATAGCAGCTGTATCCAATGAGATGCCATACGTGGAGACCAATGACGAGTCAATAGAATGCTCGTTTCTatctttggagtttgtaaatACGGCATTTGTTCCTGAATGGAGCAAAATTTTGGtgccaaaattatccaaaactatAGAGATGGGTTTATAGTTGTTGGTAGGAAAATGAGCTTTACCCAGAAGAGGGCTAGGGAGATATCTTCAAGGGAGGACTGAGGTTCCGATGCTGAAATAAAAGCAAGATcactttggcttaggatacaagccagataGAGGACAGAGAAAGAAAGAGATAGAGAAAAGGTAGGAAAGAAGAAAGACGCGTCTAAATGGGGAGGAAGCTAAGTGGGAGCCAATGATAATTCCCCACATATCCAAAACTTTCGTATCTGGAGGAGTTATTCATcatgagagaaagaaatcgatTGAGGAAAGCATCGAGGAGACGTTGCAAAATATGTACATCAATGCCATTCATGAGCATGTGAATTAAGAGAGGAGCTGGCTAGACATCGTCCTTATGAGCCCGGGAGTGTTCTagataattggactgcggaaAAATACCTAAAGTCTTTAGAAGTGTCTCGGAGTGATATTCAGAACAAACTTtttgttttagcctagaaataacaagaactcttttgtgaaataggcttatgtttaaacatcattattttaataaaatacatctttgcaattgtttcaagtaaatattctttcattctttccataCACGTAAATGTATTCTTTCATTGTACaaataattgtacataaattcatacattcttttgtaaccataTTAGGTCCCTGTGTATCAATGACGTGAATGATGCCGCTACGAGCTCAGAGTGCCCTTTTGAACGAAacgtgtgtttagagggatcgcacgactttgaaggtgatgaagatagtggtttatctttggacttgttaaggatggtagaacaagaggaagAGCAAATCCTACCTCATAAAGAATCGGTAGAAATTGTGCACTTgaaagaaggaaaagaggtgaaaattagAACTGAGATTTCCGCAAAGACAAgacgagacctcattgaattactccaagaattcaaagatgtcttcgcatggtcataccaggatatgcccgaaTTGAGTGCTGACATTGTAGTGCATCACCTACCTATAAAAGAGGATTGCaaaccagttcaacagaagctcagaagaatgaggcctgatattgtgctcaaaataaaagaggaggttagGAAACAGCTTGATGCTGGGTTTTTACAGGAGGTcaaatattctgaatgggtagccaacattgtTCCAGTctctaaaaaagatggaaaaatatgaatgtgtgtggattacagggatttgaacaaagcAAGTCCAAAGGACAATTTCCCATTGCCACATATTGATACTCTGGTGGATAATACGGTGGGATTTTTGctgttttcttttatggatgcGTTCTCAGGATATAATTAGATAAAGATGCATCTAGAAGATATGGGAAAGACTACGTTTATTactttgtggggaacattttgctataaggtgatgtcattcggattaaagaatacgggagcaacatatcaaagagccatgcccgccttatttcatgatatgatgcataaagaaattgaagtatatgttgatgatatgattgccaaatccagaacagaggaggaacatgtgcaggtcctaagaaattgttcttaagattaaggaagttccagctcaagcttaatccgACAAAATGTACTTTTGGAGCCAGGTCAAGAAAGTTGTTaggcttcatagtcagtgaaaaaggaatcgaGATTGATCTAGACAAAGTCAAGGTAATACGAGATTTGTCGCCACCACGTACCGAGAAAGAAGTTTGAGGTTTCCAAgtaaggttgaattacattggtcggttcatttcacagttgACTTAGAAATGTGGTCCTATATTTCGCCtcttgaagaaacataatcctgatATCTGGAATGAAGATTACCAGAAAGCCTTTGAACAGATAAAGCAATACTTATCCAATACTTCAGTGCTGTCACCACCTAGTCCAGATAGacccttgattttgtatttaacggTGTTTGATAACTCTATGGGATGCGTGCTAGGTTAACATGATGTGACTGGAAGGAAGGAAAGggcgatatactatctcagtaagaaattcactgattgtgaaatgagatattcgcctatcaaaaattatgttgcgccttgatttggacaaccaaaaggttgaggcaatacttactctatcatacgacttggctaatttcaaaattaaaccctttaaagtatatgatggactCAATAGTGTTgaatgggagaatggctagataGAAAATATTGCTCTCCgagtttgatatagtatatgtgagtcagaaggccatcaaagggagtgcgatagcagatttcttggctagCAGAGCT contains:
- the LOC121213526 gene encoding uncharacterized protein, giving the protein MESTESYQGIDARELSLVPGLDSVAGAASKCGKIDAGESSRRLDSKKKENEVNNSSSYSKTITVNQPGKVAVNQQGSSKQISDTRQNTEKIQFMPIPMSCRELYQNLFNAHVVSPYHLKPLQPPYPKWYDANAQCDYHAGIEGHFIEHCTAFKMLVERLISMGVVKVDDSPSTENLLPNLNDNGVNMIGGSMGRKIKEDIAEVKIPLRWVWRNMVKRGLIVLNSKRSFEKVENYYEFHHGEGHEIQEYAEFRALVQGLIDDKEIEFYEEVKEEGSICTSESSKLPRVAQPVFIISRPKKDEVRTPIMPRIIIKKPATFSYQDSSKVPWSYECNTTVPGKETSKDQCVSANPESMKGAIIGEQKGKIVEPVKEEEAVEFLKFLKYNEYNVVKQLHKQSARISVLALLLNLEVHRNALMKMLNETYVSKDIFVSKLDRLVNNISADNFIFFNDDEIPPGGMGSTKALHITTRCKGHILLGVLIDNGSALNDCHYSHLTGYP